In one Mustela lutreola isolate mMusLut2 chromosome 8, mMusLut2.pri, whole genome shotgun sequence genomic region, the following are encoded:
- the LRRC23 gene encoding leucine-rich repeat-containing protein 23 isoform X1 — protein MGRAPRQWRPGSWRLARAQDTFLLGRRTELDLSLQSLQQGREMSDEELEDFESDQDDLEKEDDEKETEEWKDYRKEGEEYSEEWMLNPLTEDMMKEGLSLLCKTGNGLAHAYVKLEVKERDLTDIYLLRSYIHLRYVDVSENHLTDLSPLNNLTHLLWLKADGNNLWSAHLNELPYLQIASFAYNQITDTEGISHPRLGSLDLKGNRIRRVTGLDPQKLISLHTLELRGNQLESTLGINLPKLKNLFLAQNMLKKVEGLEHLSNLTTLHLRDNQIETLSGFSKEMTSLQYLNLRGNMVTHLGELAKLQDLPKLRALVLLDNPCTDENDYRQEALVQIPHLERLDKDFFEEEERAEAEEIRQRLKETQEEEAEAEHNSEPKVPSV, from the exons ATGGGAAGGGCACCCCGTCAGTGGAGGCCAGGGAGCTGGAGGTTGGCTAGAGCTCAGGACACATTCCTTTTGGGGAGGCGCACTGAGCTTGATCTCTCACTCCAGAGCCTTCAGCAGGGAAGAGAGATGTCAGATGAAGAGCTGGAAGACTTTGAGTCAGACCAGGACGATCTGGAAAAAGAAGATGATGAGAAGGAGACGGAGGAGTGGAAGGACtacaggaaggagggagaagagtaCTCAGAGGAA TGGATGCTCAACCCCCTCACAGAGGACATGATGAAGGAAGGGCTTTCTTTGCTCTGTAAGACGGGCAATGGACTGGCTCACGCTTATGTCAAGCTGGAGGTTAAAGAGAG GGACCTGACCGACATCTACCTGTTACGGTCCTACATCCATCTGCGCTATGTGGATGTTTCCGAGAACCACCTCACAGACTTGTCCCCACTCAATAACCTGACCCACCTGCTCTGGCTCAAGGCCGATGGCAACAATCTGTGGAGCGCACACCTGAACGAGCTGCCGTACCTGCAGATTGCTAGCTTTGCCTATAACCAGATCACTGACACTGAGGGCATCTCCCACCCTCGTCTGGGCAGCCTGGATCTCAAAG GGAACCGCATCCGCAGGGTGACTGGTCTGGACCCCCAAAAGCTGATCAGCCTGCACACACTGGAGCTGCGGGGGAACCAGCTGGAGAGCACTCTGGGAATCAACCTTCCTAAGCTGAAGAACCTCTTCCTG GCCCAGAACATGCTGAAGAAAGTGGAGGGCTTGGAGCACCTAAGCAATCTCACTACCTTACATCTTCGAGACAACCAGATTGAAACGCTGAGTGGCTTCTCCAAAGAAATGACATCACTGCAGTATCTCAATCTGAG GGGCAACATGGTGACTCACCTGGGGGAGCTAGCCAAGCTTCAGGACCTGCCCAAGCTGCGAGCCTTGGTGCTGTTGGACAACCCGTGTACAGATGAAAACGACTATCGCCAGGAGGCCCTGGTGCAGATACCACACCTCGAGCGCCTGGATAAAGATTTCTTCGAGGAGGAGGAGCGGGCTGAGGCTGAAGAGATCCGTCAGAGGTTGAAGGAGacccaggaggaggaggctgaggctgAGCATAACTCGGAACCGAAAGTGCCATCCGTGTAG
- the LRRC23 gene encoding leucine-rich repeat-containing protein 23 isoform X2: protein MSDEELEDFESDQDDLEKEDDEKETEEWKDYRKEGEEYSEEWMLNPLTEDMMKEGLSLLCKTGNGLAHAYVKLEVKERDLTDIYLLRSYIHLRYVDVSENHLTDLSPLNNLTHLLWLKADGNNLWSAHLNELPYLQIASFAYNQITDTEGISHPRLGSLDLKGNRIRRVTGLDPQKLISLHTLELRGNQLESTLGINLPKLKNLFLAQNMLKKVEGLEHLSNLTTLHLRDNQIETLSGFSKEMTSLQYLNLRGNMVTHLGELAKLQDLPKLRALVLLDNPCTDENDYRQEALVQIPHLERLDKDFFEEEERAEAEEIRQRLKETQEEEAEAEHNSEPKVPSV, encoded by the exons ATGTCAGATGAAGAGCTGGAAGACTTTGAGTCAGACCAGGACGATCTGGAAAAAGAAGATGATGAGAAGGAGACGGAGGAGTGGAAGGACtacaggaaggagggagaagagtaCTCAGAGGAA TGGATGCTCAACCCCCTCACAGAGGACATGATGAAGGAAGGGCTTTCTTTGCTCTGTAAGACGGGCAATGGACTGGCTCACGCTTATGTCAAGCTGGAGGTTAAAGAGAG GGACCTGACCGACATCTACCTGTTACGGTCCTACATCCATCTGCGCTATGTGGATGTTTCCGAGAACCACCTCACAGACTTGTCCCCACTCAATAACCTGACCCACCTGCTCTGGCTCAAGGCCGATGGCAACAATCTGTGGAGCGCACACCTGAACGAGCTGCCGTACCTGCAGATTGCTAGCTTTGCCTATAACCAGATCACTGACACTGAGGGCATCTCCCACCCTCGTCTGGGCAGCCTGGATCTCAAAG GGAACCGCATCCGCAGGGTGACTGGTCTGGACCCCCAAAAGCTGATCAGCCTGCACACACTGGAGCTGCGGGGGAACCAGCTGGAGAGCACTCTGGGAATCAACCTTCCTAAGCTGAAGAACCTCTTCCTG GCCCAGAACATGCTGAAGAAAGTGGAGGGCTTGGAGCACCTAAGCAATCTCACTACCTTACATCTTCGAGACAACCAGATTGAAACGCTGAGTGGCTTCTCCAAAGAAATGACATCACTGCAGTATCTCAATCTGAG GGGCAACATGGTGACTCACCTGGGGGAGCTAGCCAAGCTTCAGGACCTGCCCAAGCTGCGAGCCTTGGTGCTGTTGGACAACCCGTGTACAGATGAAAACGACTATCGCCAGGAGGCCCTGGTGCAGATACCACACCTCGAGCGCCTGGATAAAGATTTCTTCGAGGAGGAGGAGCGGGCTGAGGCTGAAGAGATCCGTCAGAGGTTGAAGGAGacccaggaggaggaggctgaggctgAGCATAACTCGGAACCGAAAGTGCCATCCGTGTAG